The Cumulibacter manganitolerans genome window below encodes:
- a CDS encoding MSMEG_1061 family FMN-dependent PPOX-type flavoprotein — protein MAKPWDDLPLVEDRQTLETYGVPDPAVRDKVLDRLDGVHVAFIGASPLVIVSTSTSDGRCDSSPKGDPPGFVKVLDPTTLVVPERGGNNRMDGFHNILENPYAGLLFVIPGRPDTLRVNGEVRIVTNGDFFDDLEIRGHRPPLALMMRVEEVFFHCPKAFMRSKTWKPQTWDPDAVPSYAELAKLLWRRGDDPTEVDAYYSAEHYEKLLYSGGTRA, from the coding sequence ATGGCCAAACCCTGGGACGACCTCCCCCTCGTCGAGGACCGGCAGACCCTCGAGACCTACGGCGTCCCGGATCCCGCGGTGCGCGACAAGGTGCTCGATCGGCTCGACGGCGTGCACGTGGCGTTCATCGGCGCGTCGCCGCTCGTGATCGTGTCGACCTCGACGTCCGACGGACGCTGCGACAGCTCGCCCAAGGGCGACCCGCCGGGGTTCGTCAAGGTGCTGGACCCCACGACCCTCGTCGTCCCCGAGCGTGGCGGCAACAACCGCATGGATGGCTTCCACAACATCCTGGAGAACCCGTACGCCGGGTTGCTGTTCGTCATACCGGGCCGGCCCGACACCCTACGGGTGAACGGTGAGGTGCGCATCGTCACCAACGGCGACTTCTTCGATGATCTGGAGATTCGCGGTCACCGTCCTCCGCTCGCGCTGATGATGCGTGTCGAAGAAGTGTTCTTCCACTGCCCGAAGGCATTCATGAGGTCGAAGACATGGAAGCCGCAGACGTGGGACCCGGACGCGGTCCCGTCGTATGCCGAGCTGGCGAAGCTGCTGTGGCGCCGCGGCGACGATCCGACCGAGGTCGATGCGTACTATTCGGCGGAGCACTACGAGAAGCTGCTCTACTCGGGCGGGACGAGGGCGTAG
- a CDS encoding adenosylcobinamide-GDP ribazoletransferase: MPHAGSVAAGLRLAVGTLTVVPVGEIRPLPAGAGRVAMLLAPVGALPVGVAAAAVLWLATLIGVPPLVGAALCVAAVAASTRAMHLDGLADTVDGFGGGWTRERALEIMRSGDVGPMGVAAMVLSLLVQAGSVAALATVPWAPLLVGVAVCVSRYAATVLCLRSVPAARGSGLGAVVAASVPLPAALAGGVVWGGVLSAAAAAAGLPWWWGAAGVLAMIAATGCLVAMARRQIGGITGDVLGAGIEIALSVALVVLTVAA, from the coding sequence ATGCCCCACGCCGGTTCCGTCGCCGCCGGGCTGCGGCTGGCCGTCGGCACGCTGACGGTCGTGCCGGTCGGCGAGATCCGCCCGCTGCCCGCTGGGGCGGGACGCGTGGCGATGCTGCTGGCACCGGTGGGCGCGCTGCCCGTCGGCGTGGCCGCCGCCGCGGTCCTGTGGCTGGCCACGCTGATCGGCGTTCCGCCGCTGGTCGGCGCCGCACTGTGCGTCGCGGCCGTCGCGGCGTCCACCCGGGCGATGCACCTCGACGGGCTCGCCGACACCGTCGACGGCTTCGGCGGCGGCTGGACGAGGGAGCGTGCGCTGGAGATCATGCGCAGCGGCGATGTGGGTCCGATGGGAGTCGCCGCCATGGTGCTCTCGCTGCTGGTGCAGGCGGGATCCGTCGCCGCTCTCGCGACCGTCCCGTGGGCGCCGTTGCTGGTCGGGGTGGCGGTCTGCGTGTCGCGGTACGCCGCGACCGTGCTGTGCCTGCGCTCGGTACCGGCCGCGCGCGGCTCGGGCCTGGGCGCGGTCGTCGCCGCGAGCGTGCCGCTTCCCGCGGCGCTGGCCGGCGGGGTCGTCTGGGGAGGCGTGCTGTCGGCCGCGGCCGCGGCCGCAGGGCTGCCCTGGTGGTGGGGCGCTGCCGGCGTGCTGGCGATGATCGCGGCGACCGGATGCCTCGTCGCCATGGCGCGGCGGCAGATCGGCGGCATCACCGGCGACGTCCTCGGCGCCGGCATCGAGATCGCGCTGTCCGTCGCCCTCGTCGTCCTCACCGTGGCGGCATAG
- the cobF gene encoding precorrin-6A synthase (deacetylating) produces the protein MTRKIRIIGVGLGAPRHVTGEAVEAMNEVDVFLVPDKGERKSELLDLRRALCAELIENDRWQLRTIADPERGPDSERDARQYREGVAAWHAARVSAYVDVIKALPPGATVGFLVWGDPAFYDSTIRMVDRIAERIDVEMRVIAGISAIQVLAAEHRIPLNAIGGPVHITTGRALIEQWRRDLGTVVVMLDGHLRCRELVAEHPDLQIYWGACVGMPQQALVAGRLGDVIDEITRVRRRVRDDLGWVMDVYALVPPE, from the coding sequence ATGACGCGCAAGATCCGCATCATCGGCGTCGGGCTCGGCGCACCCCGGCACGTGACCGGCGAGGCCGTCGAGGCGATGAACGAGGTCGACGTGTTCCTGGTGCCCGACAAGGGCGAGCGCAAGTCCGAGCTGCTGGACCTGCGGCGGGCGCTGTGCGCCGAGCTCATCGAGAACGACCGGTGGCAGCTGCGGACGATCGCCGATCCCGAGCGCGGCCCGGACTCGGAGCGCGATGCGAGGCAGTACCGCGAGGGCGTCGCCGCCTGGCACGCGGCGCGGGTGTCGGCGTACGTCGACGTGATCAAGGCGCTGCCGCCCGGCGCGACCGTCGGGTTCCTCGTCTGGGGTGACCCGGCGTTCTACGACAGCACGATCCGGATGGTCGACCGGATCGCCGAGCGCATCGACGTCGAGATGCGCGTCATCGCCGGCATCTCGGCGATCCAGGTTCTGGCGGCCGAGCATCGGATACCGCTGAACGCGATCGGCGGCCCGGTGCACATCACCACCGGTCGGGCGCTGATCGAGCAGTGGCGGCGCGACCTCGGGACCGTGGTGGTCATGCTGGACGGCCATCTGCGCTGCCGCGAGCTGGTGGCCGAGCATCCCGATCTGCAGATCTACTGGGGCGCCTGCGTGGGGATGCCGCAGCAGGCGCTCGTCGCCGGCCGCCTCGGCGACGTCATCGACGAGATCACACGGGTACGCCGCCGGGTGCGCGACGACCTCGGTTGGGTGATGGACGTCTACGCCCTCGTCCCGCCCGAGTAG